One region of Leptospira fainei serovar Hurstbridge str. BUT 6 genomic DNA includes:
- a CDS encoding transposase, producing NNFYTMEMRKKLQNPKSRKIYAKRFSSIEGVFGAMKGSRAGNRFMTKGLEKVSLEWSERCSAHNIGKICGFRYI from the coding sequence GAATAATTTCTACACGATGGAAATGCGCAAAAAGTTACAAAACCCGAAATCGAGAAAAATTTATGCCAAACGGTTTTCTTCGATTGAAGGCGTCTTTGGTGCAATGAAAGGATCTCGTGCAGGAAATAGATTCATGACAAAAGGATTGGAAAAAGTTTCTCTTGAATGGTCCGAAAGATGCTCCGCTCACAACATAGGAAAAATTTGCGGATTTCGGTATATTTAA